In Populus trichocarpa isolate Nisqually-1 chromosome 16, P.trichocarpa_v4.1, whole genome shotgun sequence, a genomic segment contains:
- the LOC7453680 gene encoding calcium-transporting ATPase 8, plasma membrane-type yields MTSSSETSQEMDLESQETGRGISAPRKFFRRVAWVLLAVRTLSSKAYKDKKENRDSPRVPLLSPSHRNLEEAEIEKISPEDEVSIEVPCNDGAGDAAIVEKISKGPAIPALGSVLRSAILVLRAGHVFFSKAHSDKMENHDSPRVPLLSPPHRVAEIEKISPEDEVSTDVPCNDEAGNAASDIKLQLENIANIVKGRDLDSLHNIGGVKRVAVVLETDLENGITGDIEDLRQRRANAVYKTPVHAARNFLELLLKSGNTYTIFLLIVSAALSLGFGIKEEGMRTGWYEGVIIILAIIILVIERAVRDFLGENPENLLEEQRQRRKGEMEVDVIRAGKPLKVSDLDLVIGDIVSLKRGCPIPGDGLFVSGEYLKLDESFPSNVNKQNPFLFYGAKVIEGQGNMMVTSMGLNTTLGEMISKASKRRLPVQLDKVSKHTEIAGLATSILILVVLFLRFKLGKEKEDLSLPEIKGEHKTKEVMELIKRIVRKPSGEISALTPCLATFLVGVVGGVPFVISLAIYYWNKKILSTKAIVQEQLTIVTMGSVTAICIDKTAWLTMNPQEVDERWIDETVTREDSAIPEVKEAFCFGISTSSSNDQDKCLKETIDAVRACRNAGVKIMLVSEDGESVIEDIAQKYGMLSGPGILEHGGETFRSFSDEQRKDVVNEICVMGNSLPSDKLLLVRCLKQQGHIVAFVGVRTDDAPSLKEADVGIVTGTGSSELVNGSSELIILDRSFGFLASILNGGRCINGNIHKYIQVEVTITISGLLISIVTTIIFGNAPLEAIQMIWVNLVVAVLGGLALLTEPPSQKLMEKPPIRPSEPFITNAMWRNIIIQASYQVSILLAFQFKGQAILNINEEVSKTMIFNSFLLCQLSNQFNASEQKLKNLGKGIQQNLWFWVASVLTVVLQVVFIEISHHIFGFARLNGPQWSICFLIGALSWVTDGAVNLTWGVIKGKLTRPSSQPPRSTGILELPLRAENSSPTAS; encoded by the exons ATGACAAGTAGTAGTGAAACAAGTCAGGAGATGGACCTTGAATCTCAAGAGACAGGGCGAGGAATTTCAGCACCAAGAAAATTTTTCCGGCGTGTTGCTTGGGTTCTACTAGCTGTGCGCACTCTCTCCTCCAAAGCCTACAAAGATAAGAAGGAGAATCGTGATTCTCCAAGAGTCCCGCTATTATCTCCATCTCACAGG aactTGGAGGaagctgaaattgaaaaaatctcaCCTGAAGATGAAGTTTCTATTGAAGTCCCCTGCAATGATGGGGCAGGCGATGCTGCGATTGTTGAAAAAATCTCAAAAGGGCCAGCAATTCCAGCACTAGGGAGTGTTTTGCGATCTGCTATCTTGGTTCTACGAGCAGGGCATGTTTTCTTCTCCAAAGCCCACAGCGATAAGATGGAGAATCATGATTCTCCAAGAGTCCCGCTGTTATCTCCACCTCACAGG GtagctgaaattgaaaaaatctcaCCAGAAGATGAAGTTTCTACTGATGTCCCTTGCAATGATGAGGCCGGCAATGCTGCGAGCGATATCAAACTACAACTTGAAAACATTGCCAATATAGTGAAGGGACGGGACCTGGATTCCTTGCATAATATTGGAGGCGTCAAACGTGTCGCGGTGGTACTTGAGACAGATTTAGAGAACGGAATCACTGGAGACATTGAAGATCTACGTCAACGCAGAGCCAATGCAGTCTACAAAACTCCAGTCCATGCAGCAAGAAACTTCTTGGAGTTGCTCTTGAAATCCGGCAATACGTACACCATCTTCCTTCTCATCGTATCAGCAGCGCTGTCCCTTGGCTTCGGGATCAAGGAGGAGGGCATGAGGACTGGTTGGTATGAAGGAGTCATCATAATTCTTGCGATCATCATACTTGTGATTGAACGAGCAGTGCGTGATTTTCTGGGTGAAAATCCAGAGAACCTGTTAGAAGAGCAGAGACAACGGAGAAAAGGAGAGATGGAAGTCGATGTTATAAGAGCTGGAAAGCCGTTGAAAGTATCAGACTTAGATCTTGTGATTGGAGACATAGTATCCTTGAAAAGGGGGTGCCCTATTCCTGGGGATGGTTTGTTTGTATCTGGCGAATACTTAAAATTGGATGAAAGCTTTCCATCCAATGTTAATAAACAGAATCCATTTCTCTTCTATGGTGCCAAGGTGATTGAGGGGCAGGGTAACATGATGGTGACATCCATGGGACTAAACACAACATTGGGTGAGATGATAAGCAAGGCCAGCAAGAGGCGATTACCAGTTCAGCTCGACAAGGTGAGCAAGCACACAGAAATAGCTGGGCTCGCAACCTCTATTCTTATCTTGGTAGTGTTGTTCCTGCGGTTTAAACTCGGAAAAGAGAAAGAGGATTTGAGCTTGCCAGAAATCAAGGGAGAACATAAGACAAAGGAGGTTATGGAACTTATCAAGAGAATTGTTCGGAAACCGAGCGGGGAAATCAGTGCCTTGACACCTTGCCTCGCTACTTTTCTGGTAGGGGTGGTAGGAGGAGTGCCATTTGTCATTAGTCTTGCCATTTATTATTGGAATAAAAAGATCCTATCCACCAAGGCTATCGTACAAGAACAATTGACAATTGTTACCATGGGCTCAGTTACAGCTATTTGCATTGACAAAACTGCTTGGCTAACAATGAACCCACAGGAAGTTGATGAGAGGTGGATTGATGAGACGGTAACGAGAGAAGACTCTGCAATACCTGAAGTTAAGGAGGCATTCTGTTTTGGTATCAGCACAAGCTCAAGTAATGATCAGGACAAATGCTTGAAAGAGACAATAGATGCAGTGAGAGCTTGTAGAAACGCTGGTGTCAAAATCATGCTTGTCTCAGAGGACGGCGAGTCAGTAATAGAAGACATAGCTCAAAAATACGGAATGCTTAGTGGCCCAGGCATATTGGAACATGGAGGCGAAACTTTTCGAAGTTTCAGCGATGAACAGAGAAAGGATGTGGTCAATGAAATCTGTGTGATGGGCAACTCTCTCCCTTCTGACAAGCTCCTTCTAGTGCGTTGTCTGAAACAACAAGGCCACATTGTAGCATTTGTTGGAGTCAGAACAGATGATGCTCCCTCACTCAAAGAAGCAGACGTGGGAATTGTGACTGGAACCGGGAGTAGTGAGTTGGTCAACGGGAGTTCTGAATTGATCATCTTGGATAGAAGTTTCGGCTTCTTGGCATCGATTTTGAATGGGGGACGATGTATCAATGGCAACATTCACAAGTATATCCAAGTTGAGGTCACCATAACTATTTCAGGTTTATTGATAAGCATTGTCACCACAATAATTTTCGGGAATGCTCCATTGGAAGCGATTCAGATGATCTGGGTGAACCTTGTTGTGGCTGTCCTTGGCGGGTTGGCTTTATTAACTGAGCCCCCAAGTCAGAAACTGATGGAGAAGCCACCGATCAGACCATCTGAACCTTTCATCACAAATGCCATGTGGAGGAACATAATCATACAAGCTTCCTATCAGGTTTCTATTTTGTTAGCCTTTCAGTTCAAAGGGCAAGCTATTCTAAACATCAACGAGGAGGTTAGCAAAACCATGATCTTCAATAGCTTTCTTCTCTGCCAACTTTCCAACCAATTCAATGCCAGTGAGCAGAAACTGAAGAATTTGGGCAAGGGTATCCAACAGAACCTATGGTTTTGGGTGGCCTCAGTTCTGACTGTGGTGTTGCAGGTGGTATTCATTGAGATTTCACATCACATCTTTGGGTTTGCCAGGTTGAATGGTCCACAGTGGAGCATCTGTTTCCTTATTGGGGCACTTTCATGGGTGACAGATGGGGCTGTAAACCTTACCTGGGGCGTCATCAAGGGTAAGTTAACAAGACCAAGCTCACAACCTCCACGATCTACCGGAATTCTCGAGCTTCCACTCCGTGCTGAGAATTCATCACCAACCGCTTCTTAA
- the LOC18109336 gene encoding protein NAR1 isoform X2, with product MSGCITSAETVMLEKQSLDDFLSNIDKGKAIIVSLSPQSRASLAVYFGISPLQVFKKLTTFFKSLGVKAVFDTSSSRDLTLIETCNEFVNRYKQSQLNNNEKSNSALPMLSSACPGWICYAEKQLGSYVLPFISSVKSPQQTIGATIKHHICQKMGLRPDEVYHVTVMPCYDKKLEAVRDDFVFEVEQEDANKNGLRIAEVDSVLTTGEVLDLIKFKAVDFETLDDSPLDKMLTNVSEEGYLYGVAGSSGGYADTVFRNAARMLYGREIEGPLAFKSLRNMDFREVTLEVDGKVVLKFALCYGFQNLQNIVRKVKIGKCDYHFVEVMACPSGCLNGGGQIKPKPQQSPKELLQSLETIYMENVLIKDPFENLLVKSLYDEWLEKPGSEKAKRHMHTEYHPMVKSVTAQLHNW from the exons ATGAG TGGATGCATAACATCAGCGGAGACAGTTATGCTTGAGAAGCAAAGTTTGGATGATTTCCTATCCAATATTGATAAAGGGAAAGCTATAATTGTTTCGTTGTCTCCACAGTCGAGAGCTTCTCTTGCGGTTTATTTTGGCATCTCTCCCCTTCAG GTTTTTAAGAAACTCACGACATTTTTTAAGTCTTTGGGAGTGAAAGCTGTATTTGATACAAGTTCAAGCAGGGACTTAACACTTATAGAGACTTGTAACGAGTTTGTTAATCGGTACAAACAGAGCCAGTTGAACAACAATGAAAAATCTAATTCAGCCTTACCCATGCTTTCTTCAGCATGTCCAG GTTGGATATGCTATGCTGAAAAGCAACTAGGATCCTACGTTCTGCCTTTTATATCTTCTGTGAAGAGCCCACAACAAACAATTGGAGCTACCATCAAGCATCACATTTGTCAAAAAATGGGCCTCAG GCCTGATGAGGTTTACCATGTGACCGTGATGCCATGTTATGATAAGAAGCTTGAGGCTGTAAGGGACGACTTTGTTTTTGAAGTGGAACAAGAAGATGCAAATAAAAATGGTCTCAGGATTGCAGAGGTTGATTCAGTTTTGACAACTGGAGAAGTCTTAGATTTGATAAAG TTCAAAGCAGTGGATTTTGAAACCTTAGACGACTCTCCTCTAGATAAAAT GTTGACAAATGTTAGTGAAGAAGGTTATCTCTATGGAGTAGCTGGAAGTTCTGGTGGTTATGCTGATACAGTGTTTCGGAATGCTGCTAGAATGCTATATGGAAGAGAAATCGAAGGCCCTTTGGCCTTCAAAAGTCTTCGAAACATGGATTTCCGTGAAGTGACTTTGGAA GTGGATGGAAAAGTTGTACTGAAATTTGCTCTTTGTTATGGCTTTCAAAACCTACAAAATATTGTGAGAAAAGTCAAAATAGGAAAATGTGATTATCACTTTGTGGAAGTTATGGCGTGCCCATCcg GATGCCTGAATGGCGGTGGTCAAATCAAGCCAAAGCCACAACAATCTCCAAAAGAGCTGCTTCAGTCATTAGAAACTATTTATATGGAAAAT GTTTTGATCAAAGATCCTTTCGAGAATCTTCTTGTTAAATCCTTATATGACGAGTGGCTTGAAAAACCTGGTTCCGAAAAAGCTAAAAGGCACATGCATACAGAATATCACCCTATGGTAAAGAGCGTAACTGCACAATTGCATAATTGGTGA
- the LOC7453677 gene encoding CASP-like protein 2B1, whose protein sequence is MSYLGVGVSPGNVPVYHGTNSKVIDRRVRLAELVLRCVICCLGVLAAVLVGTDTQVKEIFSIQKKARFTDMKALVFLVAANGIAAAYSLVQGVRCVVGMVKGSVLFSKPLAWVIFSGDQMMAYLTMSAVAAAAQSSVFAKLGQPDLQWMKICTMYGKFCNQVGEGIASALLVSVSMVVLSCISAFSLFRLYGGNKGKDGARW, encoded by the exons ATGAGTTATTTAGGTGTTGGTGTTAGTCCTGGGAATGTACCGGTGTATCATGGCACTAACTCGAAGGTTATTGATAGGAGAGTGAGGCTAGCAGAGTTGGTTTTGAGGTGTGTGATCTGTTGTTTAGGAGTTCTTGCTGCTGTTCTTGTTGGTACAGATACTCAAGTTAAAGAAATCTTTTCAAttcaaaagaaagcaagattCACTGACATGAAAGCTCTTGT CTTTTTGGTGGCAGCTAATGGGATAGCAGCAGCCTACTCATTGGTTCAAGGGGTGCGCTGTGTTGTGGGCATGGTTAAAGGAAGTGTTCTGTTTAGCAAACCCTTGGCTTGGGTTATTTTCTCTGGTGATCAg ATGATGGCGTACCTGACTATGTCTGCAGTGGCAGCTGCTGCACAATCGTCAGTGTTTGCAAAGTTGGGACAGCCCGATCTCCAATGGATGAAGATATGCACCATGTACGGAAAATTCTGTAACCAGGTTGGTGAAGGAATAGCAAGCGCGCTGTTGGTCAGTGTTAGCATGGTTGTCTTGTCTTGTATCTCCGCCTTCAGCCTCTTCCGCTTGTACGGTGGCAACAAGGGCAAGGATGGGGCAAGGTGGTAG
- the LOC7455814 gene encoding calcium-transporting ATPase 12, plasma membrane-type: MKSSSEISQEMDLESQETGPAIPAPRKIFRPVVLVILAVRTFSSKAFNNKESPDSLGVSLLSPSHRNLEVPEIEEISPTRQVCLDIPSIDEAVNAMSDIKLQLEKIANIVKGRNLQSLNQFGGVERVAVVLETDLKNGITGDIEDLSRSRTNAIYKTTVPAARNFLELLMKSGNRYTIFLLIVSAALSLGFGIKEEGPTTGWYEGVLIILAIIILVIVPAVRDFLGENSENLLGEQRQRRKREMEVAVLRAGKQLKVPALDLVIGDIVSLERGCPIPGDGLFVSGEYLKLDDSFPSIVNEQNPFLFYGAKVIEGQGNMMVTSMGLNTTLGEMTSKASKRRLPVQLAKVSNQTEIAGLATSILILVVLFLRSKAGKKNEDSSVPEFKGEHKTMEVTELIKRIVWKPSGKISTLTTCLTTFLVGVVEGVPFFIRLAIYYWNKKIPSTKAVVQEQLTGVTMGSVTAICIDKTSWITMNPPEVDECWIDETVTRENSAIRKQVKDAFCIGISMSSGNDQESLISWCASKFGKDYMESLKQRYSTIGMKELCPGEERNAVLLREKEGNETKKFLYWKGLAPKILKMCSRHYNSEGKLVDMDTEKRSAFEKIINDMQSKDLKTIALAYKTTDDETAEDNRLILIGLLGLKDKCWKETREAVEACRNAGVNIILVSEDSESVIEDIAKKYGMLSGSSILKHRGETFRSFSDEQRKDVVNKICVMGNSLPSDKLLLVRCLKQQGHIVAFVGVRTDDAPSLKEADVGVVTGTGSSELVNGSSELIILDGNLGFLVWILKGGRCIYGNIHKYIQVEVTITISGLVISTVTTIFFGYAPMTAIQMIWVNLVVAVLGGLALLTEPPSQKLMQRPPIRATEPFITKAMWRNIIIQASYQVSILLAFQFKGQAILNINEEVSKAMIFSSFLLCQLSNQFNASEQKMKNLVKGVQQNLWFWVASVLTVVLQVVFIEISHHIFGFARLNGPQCSICFLIGALSCVTDGAVNITWGVIKVKMGLQTLPGASSRLS; the protein is encoded by the exons ATGAAAAGTAGTAGTGAAATAAGTCAGGAGATGGACCTTGAATCTCAAGAGACAGGGCCAGCGATCCCAGCACCAAGAAAGATTTTCCGGCCTGTTGTTCTGGTTATACTAGCTGTGCGCACTTTCTCCTCCAAAGCCTTCAACAATAAGGAGTCTCCTGATTCTCTAGGAGTCTCGCTGTTATCTCCATCTCACAGG AACTTGGAGGTAcctgaaattgaagaaatctcaCCAACACGTCAAGTTTGTCTTGATATCCCTTCCATTGATGAGGCCGTCAATGCTATGAGCGATATCAAACTACAACTTGAAAAGATTGCCAATATAGTAAAGGGACGGAACCTGCAATCCTTGAATCAATTTGGAGGCGTCGAACGTGTCGCGGTGGTACTTGAGACAGATTTAAAGAACGGAATCACTGGAGACATTGAAGATCTAAGTCGAAGCAGAACCAATGCAATCTACAAAACAACAGTCCCTGCAGCAAGAAACTTCTTGGAGTTGCTCATGAAATCCGGCAATAGGTACACCATCTTCCTTCTCATCGTATCAGCAGCGCTGTCCCTTGGCTTCGGGATCAAGGAGGAGGGCCCGACGACTGGCTGGTATGAAGGAGTCCTCATAATTCTTGCAATCATCATACTTGTGATTGTTCCAGCAGTGCGTGATTTTCTGGGTGAAAATTCAGAGAACCTGTTAGGAGAGCAGAGACAacggagaaaaagagagatggaAGTAGCTGTTTTAAGAGCAGGAAAACAGTTGAAAGTACCAGCCTTAGATCTTGTGATTGGAGACATAGTATCCTTGGAAAGGGGATGCCCTATTCCGGGTGATGGTTTGTTTGTATCTGGCGAATACTTAAAATTGGATGACAGCTTTCCATCCATTGTTAATGAACAGAATCCATTTCTCTTCTATGGTGCCAAGGTGATTGAGGGGCAGGGTAACATGATGGTGACATCCATGGGACTAAACACAACACTGGGTGAGATGACAAGCAAGGCCAGCAAGAGGCGATTACCAGTTCAGCTCGCCAAGGTGAGCAACCAAACAGAAATAGCTGGGCTCGCAACCTCTATTCTTATCTTGGTAGTGTTGTTCCTGCGGTCTAAAGCTGGAAAGAAAAATGAGGATTCTAGCGTGCCAGAATTCAAGGGAGAACATAAGACAATGGAGGTTACGGAACTTATCAAGAGAATTGTCTGGAAACCGAGCGGGAAAATCAGTACCTTGACAACTTGCCTGACTACTTTCCTGGTAGGGGTGGTAGAAGGAGTGCCATTTTTTATTAGGCTTGCCATTTATTATTGGAATAAAAAGATCCCATCCACCAAGGCTGTCGTGCAAGAACAATTGACAGGTGTTACCATGGGCTCAGTTACAGCTATTTGCATTGACAAAACTAGTTGGATAACAATGAACCCACCGGAAGTTGATGAGTGTTGGATTGATGAGACAGTAACGAGAGAAAACTCTGCAATACGTAAACAAGTTAAGGATGCATTCTGTATTGGTATCAGCATGAGCTCAGGTAACGATCAGGAATCACTGATTTCCTGGTGTGCAAGTAAATTCGGAAAGGATTACATGGAGAGTTTGAAGCAAAGATACAGCACTATCGGGATGAAAGAGTTGTGCCCTGGTGAAGAAAGGAATGCAGTGTTGTTGAGGGAGAAAGAAGGCAACGAAACCAAGAAATTCCTGTATTGGAAAGGACTGGCACCAAAGATATTGAAAATGTGCTCCCGGCACTACAATAGTGAAGGGAAACTAGTGGACATGGACACAGAGAAAAGGTCGGCTtttgagaaaattattaatgaCATGCAGTCCAAGGATCTAAAAACCATTGCCCTTGCTTATAAGACAACAGATGATGAAACTGCTGAGGATAATCGCTTGATATTGATAGGACTTCTGGGTCTGAAGGACAAATGCTGGAAAGAGACTAGAGAAGCAGTTGAAGCTTGTAGAAATGCTGGTGTCAACATCATACTTGTCTCAGAGGACAGCGAGTCAGTAATAGAAGACATAGCTAAAAAATATGGAATGCTTAGTGGCTCAAGCATATTGAAACATAGAGGGGAAACTTTTCGAAGTTTCAGCGATGAACAGAGAAAGGATGTGGTCAATAAAATCTGTGTGATGGGAAACTCTCTCCCTTCTGACAAGCTCCTTCTAGTGCGTTGTCTGAAACAACAAGGCCACATAGTAGCATTCGTTGGAGTCAGAACAGATGATGCTCCCTCACTCAAAGAAGCAGACGTGGGAGTTGTGACTGGAACTGGGAGTAGTGAGTTGGTCAATGGGAGTTCTGAATTGATTATCTTGGATGGAAATTTAGGCTTCTTGGTATGGATTTTGAAGGGGGGGCGATGTATTTATGGCAACATTCACAAGTACATCCAAGTTGAGGTCACCATAACTATTTCAGGGTTAGTGATAAGCACTGTCACCACAATATTTTTCGGGTATGCTCCAATGACAGCGATTCAGATGATCTGGGTGAACCTGGTAGTGGCTGTCCTTGGTGGGTTGGCTTTATTAACTGAGCCCCCAAGTCAGAAACTGATGCAGAGGCCACCGATCAGAGCAACTGAACCTTTCATCACAAAGGCCATGTGGAGGAATATAATCATACAAGCTTCCTATCAGGTTTCCATTTTGTTAGCCTTTCAGTTCAAAGGGCAAGCTATTCTAAACATCAACGAGGAGGTTAGCAAAGCCATGATCTTCAGTAGCTTTCTTCTCTGCCAACTTTCCAACCAATTCAATGCCAGTGAGCAGAAAATGAAGAATTTAGTCAAGGGTGTCCAACAGAACCTATGGTTTTGGGTGGCCTCTGTTCTGACTGTGGTGTTGCAGGTGGTATTCATTGAGATTTCACATCACATCTTTGGGTTTGCCAGGTTGAATGGTCCACAGTGCAGCATCTGTTTCCTTATTGGGGCACTTTCATGTGTGACAGACGGGGCTGTAAACATTACCTGGGGCGTCATCAAGGTTAAGATGGGGCTGCAAACATTACCTGGTGCGTCATCAAGGTTAAGCTAA
- the LOC18109336 gene encoding protein NAR1 isoform X1, with product MSEKFSPTLRIGDLSDFIAPSQACVVSLKGLKTTAPNTVKRDKHEVAIANKEQTDPVKISLKDCLACSGCITSAETVMLEKQSLDDFLSNIDKGKAIIVSLSPQSRASLAVYFGISPLQVFKKLTTFFKSLGVKAVFDTSSSRDLTLIETCNEFVNRYKQSQLNNNEKSNSALPMLSSACPGWICYAEKQLGSYVLPFISSVKSPQQTIGATIKHHICQKMGLRPDEVYHVTVMPCYDKKLEAVRDDFVFEVEQEDANKNGLRIAEVDSVLTTGEVLDLIKFKAVDFETLDDSPLDKMLTNVSEEGYLYGVAGSSGGYADTVFRNAARMLYGREIEGPLAFKSLRNMDFREVTLEVDGKVVLKFALCYGFQNLQNIVRKVKIGKCDYHFVEVMACPSGCLNGGGQIKPKPQQSPKELLQSLETIYMENVLIKDPFENLLVKSLYDEWLEKPGSEKAKRHMHTEYHPMVKSVTAQLHNW from the exons ATGTCGGAGAAATTCTCACCGACGTTGAGAATTGGGGATCTGAGTGACTTTATAGCTCCTTCTCAAGCTTGTGTTGTGTCTTTGAAAGGCCTCAAAACGACAGCTCCTAACACTGTAAAACGCGACAAACATGAG gttgCTATTGCTAATAAGGAGCAAACTGACCCTGTTAAAATTTCGCTTAAGGACTGTTTGGCTTGcag TGGATGCATAACATCAGCGGAGACAGTTATGCTTGAGAAGCAAAGTTTGGATGATTTCCTATCCAATATTGATAAAGGGAAAGCTATAATTGTTTCGTTGTCTCCACAGTCGAGAGCTTCTCTTGCGGTTTATTTTGGCATCTCTCCCCTTCAG GTTTTTAAGAAACTCACGACATTTTTTAAGTCTTTGGGAGTGAAAGCTGTATTTGATACAAGTTCAAGCAGGGACTTAACACTTATAGAGACTTGTAACGAGTTTGTTAATCGGTACAAACAGAGCCAGTTGAACAACAATGAAAAATCTAATTCAGCCTTACCCATGCTTTCTTCAGCATGTCCAG GTTGGATATGCTATGCTGAAAAGCAACTAGGATCCTACGTTCTGCCTTTTATATCTTCTGTGAAGAGCCCACAACAAACAATTGGAGCTACCATCAAGCATCACATTTGTCAAAAAATGGGCCTCAG GCCTGATGAGGTTTACCATGTGACCGTGATGCCATGTTATGATAAGAAGCTTGAGGCTGTAAGGGACGACTTTGTTTTTGAAGTGGAACAAGAAGATGCAAATAAAAATGGTCTCAGGATTGCAGAGGTTGATTCAGTTTTGACAACTGGAGAAGTCTTAGATTTGATAAAG TTCAAAGCAGTGGATTTTGAAACCTTAGACGACTCTCCTCTAGATAAAAT GTTGACAAATGTTAGTGAAGAAGGTTATCTCTATGGAGTAGCTGGAAGTTCTGGTGGTTATGCTGATACAGTGTTTCGGAATGCTGCTAGAATGCTATATGGAAGAGAAATCGAAGGCCCTTTGGCCTTCAAAAGTCTTCGAAACATGGATTTCCGTGAAGTGACTTTGGAA GTGGATGGAAAAGTTGTACTGAAATTTGCTCTTTGTTATGGCTTTCAAAACCTACAAAATATTGTGAGAAAAGTCAAAATAGGAAAATGTGATTATCACTTTGTGGAAGTTATGGCGTGCCCATCcg GATGCCTGAATGGCGGTGGTCAAATCAAGCCAAAGCCACAACAATCTCCAAAAGAGCTGCTTCAGTCATTAGAAACTATTTATATGGAAAAT GTTTTGATCAAAGATCCTTTCGAGAATCTTCTTGTTAAATCCTTATATGACGAGTGGCTTGAAAAACCTGGTTCCGAAAAAGCTAAAAGGCACATGCATACAGAATATCACCCTATGGTAAAGAGCGTAACTGCACAATTGCATAATTGGTGA
- the LOC18109336 gene encoding protein NAR1 isoform X3, which produces MSEKFSPTLRIGDLSDFIAPSQACVVSLKGLKTTAPNTVKRDKHEVAIANKEQTDPVKISLKDCLACSGCITSAETVMLEKQSLDDFLSNIDKGKAIIVSLSPQSRASLAVYFGISPLQVFKKLTTFFKSLGVKAVFDTSSSRDLTLIETCNEFVNRYKQSQLNNNEKSNSALPMLSSACPGWICYAEKQLGSYVLPFISSVKSPQQTIGATIKHHICQKMGLRPDEVYHVTVMPCYDKKLEAVRDDFVFEVEQEDANKNGLRIAEVDSVLTTGEVLDLIKFKAVDFETLDDSPLDKMLTNVSEEGYLYGVAGSSGGYADTVFRNAARMLYGREIEGPLAFKSLRNMDFREVTLEVLIKDPFENLLVKSLYDEWLEKPGSEKAKRHMHTEYHPMVKSVTAQLHNW; this is translated from the exons ATGTCGGAGAAATTCTCACCGACGTTGAGAATTGGGGATCTGAGTGACTTTATAGCTCCTTCTCAAGCTTGTGTTGTGTCTTTGAAAGGCCTCAAAACGACAGCTCCTAACACTGTAAAACGCGACAAACATGAG gttgCTATTGCTAATAAGGAGCAAACTGACCCTGTTAAAATTTCGCTTAAGGACTGTTTGGCTTGcag TGGATGCATAACATCAGCGGAGACAGTTATGCTTGAGAAGCAAAGTTTGGATGATTTCCTATCCAATATTGATAAAGGGAAAGCTATAATTGTTTCGTTGTCTCCACAGTCGAGAGCTTCTCTTGCGGTTTATTTTGGCATCTCTCCCCTTCAG GTTTTTAAGAAACTCACGACATTTTTTAAGTCTTTGGGAGTGAAAGCTGTATTTGATACAAGTTCAAGCAGGGACTTAACACTTATAGAGACTTGTAACGAGTTTGTTAATCGGTACAAACAGAGCCAGTTGAACAACAATGAAAAATCTAATTCAGCCTTACCCATGCTTTCTTCAGCATGTCCAG GTTGGATATGCTATGCTGAAAAGCAACTAGGATCCTACGTTCTGCCTTTTATATCTTCTGTGAAGAGCCCACAACAAACAATTGGAGCTACCATCAAGCATCACATTTGTCAAAAAATGGGCCTCAG GCCTGATGAGGTTTACCATGTGACCGTGATGCCATGTTATGATAAGAAGCTTGAGGCTGTAAGGGACGACTTTGTTTTTGAAGTGGAACAAGAAGATGCAAATAAAAATGGTCTCAGGATTGCAGAGGTTGATTCAGTTTTGACAACTGGAGAAGTCTTAGATTTGATAAAG TTCAAAGCAGTGGATTTTGAAACCTTAGACGACTCTCCTCTAGATAAAAT GTTGACAAATGTTAGTGAAGAAGGTTATCTCTATGGAGTAGCTGGAAGTTCTGGTGGTTATGCTGATACAGTGTTTCGGAATGCTGCTAGAATGCTATATGGAAGAGAAATCGAAGGCCCTTTGGCCTTCAAAAGTCTTCGAAACATGGATTTCCGTGAAGTGACTTTGGAA GTTTTGATCAAAGATCCTTTCGAGAATCTTCTTGTTAAATCCTTATATGACGAGTGGCTTGAAAAACCTGGTTCCGAAAAAGCTAAAAGGCACATGCATACAGAATATCACCCTATGGTAAAGAGCGTAACTGCACAATTGCATAATTGGTGA